CCGAGCAGCTCGGCGTCTACCCGCTGGTGGAGGAACACGACCGCCGCCGCCGCGCGCCCGGACGCGACCTCGTGCTGCAAATGCTCGGCGAACAACCGACGCTGATCCTGCTCGATGAGCTGGCGGTCTACCTGGTGGCAGCAAAAGACTTTCAGGATCAGGTGCTGGCGTTCTGTCAGCAGTTGACGGAGGCGGTGAGCGTCTCGCCGCGCGCCGCGCTGGTGGCGACGCTGCCCAGCAGCGCGCCCTACGGCGAGGAGGGTGAACGCGCCCTGCGTCAGCTGGAGCAAATCTTCGGGCGCGTGCAGGCACTCTACACCCCCGTTGAAGGCGACGAGTTCTTCCGCGTGCTGCGCCAACGCCTGATGCAGGAAGTGATTGACCCCACCGAGCTGAACCGCGTCGTGGACGCCTTTTTCGAACTCTACAAGCGCGCCGATGTGCCCGAAGAGGCGCGCCAAGACGCCTACCGCGAGCGGATGCGCCTGGCGTACCCGTTCCACCCACTGGTCATCGACACGCTCAATCGGCGGTGGAGCACCTTTTCGAGCTTTCAGCGCACGCGCGGCGTGCTGAAGTTTCTCGCCTCCGCGCTGCGCGACCTGTACGAGCGTCAAGTGAACACGCCGCTGATTCTGCCCGCGCACCTGAATCTGGAATATGCCTCCATTCGGCAGGAGCTGCTGCGGCATATCGGCAACCCGTATGCAGGTGTCATCAGCCAGGACATTGCGGGCGCGGGCGCAAACGCCGTGCAGATTGACCAGCAGCTGGGCGCGGAGTACGCGCCGATGCGCATTGCGTCGGGGCTGGCGACCGCCATCTTTTTCGGCTCATTCAGCGCGGGCGAGCAGGTGGGCGTCACGGAGCCTGAGCTGCGCTTGGCAGTCCTGCGCCCGAACCTGCCCCCCGCCGTGATTGGCGACGCGCTGCACAAACTCACCCAGAAGCTCTGGTACCTCCACTCCGAGAGCGGGCTGTACGCCTTTCGGCTCACGCCCAACCTGAACAAGGTGCTGCTGGAGAAAGAGGAGCAGGTGCGCGCCCACGACTTAGCACAGCGCGTGCGCGACGAGGTTCAGGCGCGCATAGGACGCGAGAGCCTGACGCCGCTGGCGTTCCCGAATAATTCCGGCGACATCCCCGACACAAAGGAGCTGAAGCTCATCGTACTGGCGCCTGAACATCTCTTCGGCAGGTCCGAGACGGAGGCGTTCGTGGGGGAGTTGCTCACGCGCGCGGGGGACAAGCCGCGCGTCTACCGCGCCACTTGCTTTGTGCTTGCGCCCGACGCCAACGAACTGGAGCAACTCCAGCGTCGCGTCAAACAGCTGCTCGCGCTGGAGGCGATTCAACGCGACCAGAAGCTCCTGCAATCGCTCAGCGACGAAGACAAGCACACCGTCAGCGGTCGGATTAGCGAGATACGGAACGCCCTGCCGCAGTTGGCGCTGAGCGCGTATCGGCATCTTGCTCTCTGGCGCGAGAACGCCGTGCAGTGGTTCAATCTCGGCATCCCGACGGCGGGCAGGCAGGAGACGCTCACCTCGCGCGTGGTGAACTTTCTGCGCAAGGAAGACATGCTGGTCAGCCGCGTCTCGCCGCAGCTGGTGCGCGATAAGGCGGTCGGCGCGGATACCGATAAGCCCCTTGCAGAGGTGGTGGACGCTTTCTACAAGTACCCCTCGCTGCCGATAGTGGAGTCGCCGCGCGTGGTGCTGGACGCGATTCAGCGCGGGGTGCAGGAGGGGCTGTTCGCCGTGCAAA
The Bacillota bacterium genome window above contains:
- a CDS encoding DUF499 domain-containing protein: MRAWYEVIKPRADILSGELDEAIFAANLADVLHGRAPLEYGDPARFFQQTYPTQGLVNLLAAVAKRLAQGTGDSVIQLQTPFGGGKTHALISLYHLFRHGRQFPDAVLVRQTVERAGLDALPEVRIACFVGEDADPIRGKTPWGALAEQLGVYPLVEEHDRRRRAPGRDLVLQMLGEQPTLILLDELAVYLVAAKDFQDQVLAFCQQLTEAVSVSPRAALVATLPSSAPYGEEGERALRQLEQIFGRVQALYTPVEGDEFFRVLRQRLMQEVIDPTELNRVVDAFFELYKRADVPEEARQDAYRERMRLAYPFHPLVIDTLNRRWSTFSSFQRTRGVLKFLASALRDLYERQVNTPLILPAHLNLEYASIRQELLRHIGNPYAGVISQDIAGAGANAVQIDQQLGAEYAPMRIASGLATAIFFGSFSAGEQVGVTEPELRLAVLRPNLPPAVIGDALHKLTQKLWYLHSESGLYAFRLTPNLNKVLLEKEEQVRAHDLAQRVRDEVQARIGRESLTPLAFPNNSGDIPDTKELKLIVLAPEHLFGRSETEAFVGELLTRAGDKPRVYRATCFVLAPDANELEQLQRRVKQLLALEAIQRDQKLLQSLSDEDKHTVSGRISEIRNALPQLALSAYRHLALWRENAVQWFNLGIPTAGRQETLTSRVVNFLRKEDMLVSRVSPQLVRDKAVGADTDKPLAEVVDAFYKYPSLPIVESPRVVLDAIQRGVQEGLFAVQIGERVYFKEPVSLSESEYGATVRTDYTPPAAQPSDQTAPATDEATPTPSRVIENGVELLPPPATPASAPTPAPSYRRYALRARFSTDKFSEVYSSVIKPIVETGRSFTFTLEFEVDGELPKQVVDMRVSESARQLGQVEREEKA